The Tenebrio molitor chromosome 5, icTenMoli1.1, whole genome shotgun sequence genome has a segment encoding these proteins:
- the LOC138131389 gene encoding elongation factor 1-alpha-like has product MGKEKIHINIVVIGHVDSGKSTSTGHLIYKCGGIDKRTIEKFEKEAQEMGKGSFKYAWVLDKLKAERERGITIDIALWKFETAKYYVTIIDAPGHRDFIKNMITGTSQADCAVLIVAAGTGEFEAGISKNGQTREHALLAFTLGVKQLIVGVNKMDSTEPPYSETRFEEIKKEVSSYIKKIGYNPAAVAFVPISGWHGDNMLEASDKMPWFKGWSVERKEGKAEGKTLIEALDAILPPSRPTEKPLRLPLQDVYKIGGIGTVPVGRVETGVLKPGMVVTFAPVGLTTEVKSVEMHHEALQEAVPGDNVGFNVKNVSVKELRRGYVAGDSKNNPPRGAADFTAQVIVLNHPGQIANGYTPVLDCHTAHIACKFAEIKEKCDRRTGKTTEENPKSIKSGDAAIVNLVPSKPLCVESFQEFPPLGRFAVRDMRQTVAVGVIKSVNFKDTAGKVTKAAEKAQKKK; this is encoded by the exons ATGGGTAAAGAAAAGATCCATATTAACATCGTTGTCATTGGTcacgtcgattccgggaaatCTACCTCCACCGGACATTTGATCTACAAATGTGGCGGTATCGACAAACGTACGATCGAGAAATTCGAGAAGGAAGCCCAAGAAATGGGTAAGGGCTCCTTCAAGTACGCCTGGGTCTTAGACAAGCTCAAGGCTGAACGCGAGCGAGGTATCACCATCGATATTGCCCTCTGGAAATTTGAAACCGCCAAGTACTACGTCACCATCATTGACGCCCCCGGACATAGAGATTTCATCAAAAACATGATCACTGGTACATCCCAAGCCGACTGCGCTGTACTCATCGTAGCCGCAGGTACCGGCGAATTTGAGGCCGGCATCTCCAAGAACGGACAGACCCGTGAACACGCCCTTTTGGCGTTCACTTTGGGAGTTAAGCAGCTCATTGTTGGCGTTAACAAGATGGACTCTACTGAACCCCCCTATTCCGAGACGCGTTTTGAAGAAATCAAAAAGGAAGTTTCGTCTTACATCAAGAAGATCGGTTACAATCCTGCAGCCGTTGCTTTCGTGCCCATCTCAGGGTGGCATGGAGACAACATGTTGGAAGCTTCTGATAAGATGCCGTGGTTCAAGGGGTGGAGCGTCGAACGCAAGGAAGGCAAAGCTGAAGGAAAAACTCTCATTGAAGCTTTGGATGCAATTTTGCCTCCATCTCGCCCAACTGAAAAGCCATTACGTCTTCCTCTTCAG gatgtttacaaaattggCGGTATTGGTACGGTGCCTGTAGGACGAGTAGAAACGGGAGTTTTGAAGCCTGGCATGGTAGTCACTTTTGCTCCAGTAGGCCTGACCACTGAGGTGAAATCGGTGGAAATGCACCACGAAGCATTGCAAGAAGCGGTGCCTGGAGACAATGTTGGTTTCAACGTCAAGAACGTATCCGTGAAAGAGTTGCGTCGCGGTTACGTGGCCGGCGATTCCAAAAACAATCCACCCAGGGGCGCTGCAGATTTCACTGCTCAAGTGATCGTCTTGAATCATCCCGGCCAGATCGCCAACGGGTACACTCCAGTTTTGGATTGTCACACTGCTCATATTGCTTGCAAGTTCGccgaaatcaaagaaaaatgcGATCGTCGTACCGGCAAAACCACCGAAGAAAATCCGAAGTCGATCAAATCCGGTGACGCCGCCATTGTCAATCTGGTTCCATCTAAACCACTGTGCGTCGAATCGTTCCAAGAATTTCCACCTTTGGGTCGTTTTGCTGTTCGCGACATGCGACAAACCGTAGCCGTCGGTGTCATCAAGTCTGTCAACTTTAAAGATACTGCTGGTAAAGTAACGAAGGCCGCCGAGAAGGcacaaaagaagaaataa
- the mRpS14 gene encoding small ribosomal subunit protein uS14m, which produces MNNLKLVSNLFTHSFSVFQNQNLQQIRTKWVNRWMIRDVKRRKLATELAPMRLRVNSLRRNDILPPELREIADQEIAAFPLNSTPLRINNRCVITSRPRGVVDRWRVSRIVFRHLADYNKLCGVQRAMW; this is translated from the exons atgaataatctAAAATTAGTTTCCAACTTATTTACTCACAGTTTCTCCGTTTTTCAAAACCAAAAT CTTCAACAAATTCGCACGAAATGGGTTAACCGGTGGATGATTCGTGATGTGAAACGTCGAAAATTGGCCACAGAGCTAGCTCCGATGCGTTTACGAGTAAATTCTTTACGGAGAAATGATATTTTACCCCCAGAACTTCGAGAAATAGCTGATCAAGAAATTGCAGCATTTCCCTTGAATTCAACACCCCTAAGAATTAACAACCGTTGTGTTATTACGTCAAGACCTAGAGGAGTCGTTGACAGATGGAGAGTTAGTAGAATTGTGTTTAGACATTTAGCAGATTATAATAAGTTGTGTGGAGTTCAAAGAGCCATGTGGTAG
- the RpLP1 gene encoding large ribosomal subunit protein P1, which translates to MTSVAELACVYSALILADDDIAVTGEKIQTILKAANVDVEPYWPGLFAKSLEGVNIKELITKIGSGVGAAPAAAANAAAPAAAAAAAPAKEEKKKEEEPEESDDDMGLGLFD; encoded by the exons ATGACTTCCGTCGCTGAACTAGCTTGTGTTTATTCTGCCCTCATCTTAGCGGATGATGATATTGCCGTTACC GGTGAAAAGATTCAAACTATCCTAAAAGCCGCTAACGTTGATGTGGAACCTTATTGGCCCGGTTTGTTCGCCAAATCCCTTGAGGGTGTGAACATTAAAGAACTTATTACCAAGATTGGTTCAGGAGTTGGAGCTGCACCAGCAGCTGCTGCAAATGCTGCTGCTCCAGCTGCAGCAGCTGCTGCTGCACCTGCAAaggaagagaagaagaaaGAGGAAGAACCTGAAGAATCAGATGATGACATGGGTCTGGGACTCTTTGATTAG